A window of Miscanthus floridulus cultivar M001 chromosome 12, ASM1932011v1, whole genome shotgun sequence genomic DNA:
TCTGCTGTTGTTGCTGGCCTCACCTTGAGGGTCCTCCACTTGTCCTGTGCCATCTGATTCTTCTTTGCTGGCTTCCTGATTGTCTATCAGTTTTTGGTTCCCCTGCCGAAGCTCAAATTTATCTGAATGGCTTCCCTCTGGAGCATCATCTGATTGCTCATTGGCATCACCTTTGTTCTCTTGAAGCTGGACATCTTCTATGTTGGTTGTTAACTTTAAGAACTGTTCTTGTGAGGAACTGTTATCTTGTTGGTTGCTCTCCCATGTAGTGGTGTTGTAGGAATTTTGTTCTTCTGCTACAGGTACAGAACCATTGGTGTTTTCAGATTTGTCGAGTACCACAAGGTCAGAAGTTGCTTTAACGTTTTTTGCTTCCACTACAATGCCCTCATCTTGGTGGCTGCTATCTGATGGATTAGTGTTGCTTGAATTTTCTTCTGCTGGAGCAGACATGGAATCACTGGAGTTTTCAGATTTGTCAAGTACCACGGTTTCAGAAGTTGCATTTTCGGTGTTTGCTCCCACTACAATGCTCTCATCATTGTGGTTGCTCTCTGATATAGTAGTACTGTTGGAATTATCTTCTGCTGTAGCAGGAATGGAATCACTAGAATTTTCGGATTTGTCAAGCTCAGGCTCAGCTTCTTTCTGCTGCAGGAGTTCCTTTATAGTTGTCGTCTGATCTGGGTTTGAAGCAGCTGCATTCTCTTTCATTTGGTTGATATGGCTCTCTTTCTCCACAAGAGCTGCTTCCAATTCTTTCTGGGT
This region includes:
- the LOC136498441 gene encoding uncharacterized protein; protein product: MEASKHRSRNHRMGSSKRVPPYLLLVLLAIGAAAVSVGILHKMRERRVLTVLLQEHDQQLISFKVLLEKEKEINKEMRRKVDELEAKTSVLSIERAELKNKLMDSETTTTYLTNTQKELEAALVEKESHINQMKENAAASNPDQTTTIKELLQQKEAEPELDKSENSSDSIPATAEDNSNSTTISESNHNDESIVVGANTENATSETVVLDKSENSSDSMSAPAEENSSNTNPSDSSHQDEGIVVEAKNVKATSDLVVLDKSENTNGSVPVAEEQNSYNTTTWESNQQDNSSSQEQFLKLTTNIEDVQLQENKGDANEQSDDAPEGSHSDKFELRQGNQKLIDNQEASKEESDGTGQVEDPQGEASNNSRETKLLEKENEKEVNPEGTSSEDSLSEANQNKTQAVEPVVDPTDVNPSTSTNNEERRETNKRQRRRRSRSRRNRKATVEVDAAANP